The region GCAGTGTGAgcgaaaatataaaattcatcAGTGGAACTGGAATAATTTGGAAAGTTTCTGGGGAAGCAGTAATTTATTCCAACATGCTGCACATACGTCAAATTATCGGTGTTATTCAGTGTCGTTTGCAGGAAGAGAGTTCATGGAACACggaaataaaagtaagttCGGGCGcgaaaaataaagtacAGTTCTATTGCCCCAATCGGCGTTGCACGAGTTGGCGAGCAGGAACATATCGTGGCCAATGATGTTTGAAATAAGGAATCCGAAGAATTTTAGATCGACAAACGGAGGAGTCCTTGAATTTATATCGGAAGAAGGAACCTGTAACATACCATACTGGGTATTTTGAATACACAGATAAATAGTGTGGCTGATGCCAGATTGTGCTAGCAATTTTCATGTTTTttctaatgtgtaaatagaTAATGCAAAACCTGGAGTTAAATGAAGGAGATGTCGTGACGATAACAAATGTGTCGCTGCCGAAGGCCAAATGGGTTAAGTTGAAGCCGTTGAACGACGACTACTGGGATATATCGAACCCAAGAGCAGTGTAAGAAGCTAGGTTGTAGTTAAAAGTGTTCAGATTGGAAAACGCACTGAGGAACTACGCAACGCTGACCACCGGAGACGTGATACCGATACACTACCTTCAAACGGTGTATTTGATCGAGATAGTCGTAAGTCTGAGTGCCGTGGCTAGTCAGTTACATAGGAAGTTACGGGTAGCAGTGACATAACGGTGTGTGTAGGATTTGAAGCC is a window of Theileria orientalis strain Shintoku DNA, chromosome 2, complete genome DNA encoding:
- a CDS encoding ubiquitin fusion degradation protein, giving the protein MVSSVSENIKFISGTGIIWKVSGEAVIYSNMLHIRQIIGVIQCRLQEESSWNTEIKLASRNISWPMMFEIRNPKNFRSTNGGVLEFISEEGTCNIPYWIMQNLELNEGDVVTITNVSLPKAKWVKLKPLNDDYWDISNPRAVLENALRNYATLTTGDVIPIHYLQTVYLIEIVDLKPARACSIIETDMEVDFDVQMPEPKQSVEKTVTEAEIVAGKRLDGKTPKLTKQTEETVNKTPWENKLPNGIRTRDPEFDWMVQNNRIPYVKKNK